The Aerosakkonema funiforme FACHB-1375 genome includes a region encoding these proteins:
- a CDS encoding class I SAM-dependent methyltransferase, which produces MAQRTVESHGAFFIPHLYPGMKLLDCGCGPGTITLGLAGIIFPGTVTGIDREISQINIAIENAKKQGISNADFIEGSIYNLPFPDNSFDAVFSHALFEHLAEPLKALSEIKRVLKPGGKVGIRSPDWGGFLIAPETPQVKEAIAFYQFLQQQNGGNPYVGRELKALLKKAGFSNSEFSASYQCYEPLSQATEYLAFRIEAAEKIEGAPEKGWSSKLTLTQMVEALREWSHHPDGIFAQSWCEAVGFIG; this is translated from the coding sequence ATGGCGCAGCGCACAGTTGAAAGTCATGGAGCATTTTTTATTCCTCACTTATATCCGGGGATGAAATTGCTCGATTGCGGTTGTGGCCCGGGTACAATTACTTTAGGTTTGGCAGGAATTATTTTTCCGGGTACGGTGACGGGAATTGACCGGGAGATATCGCAAATTAATATAGCGATCGAAAATGCTAAAAAGCAGGGTATCAGCAATGCTGATTTCATCGAAGGAAGTATTTACAATCTACCGTTTCCAGATAATTCTTTTGATGCTGTATTTTCTCATGCTTTGTTCGAGCATCTAGCAGAACCCCTGAAAGCTTTATCGGAAATAAAGAGGGTTTTAAAGCCAGGGGGTAAAGTGGGTATTCGCAGTCCTGACTGGGGCGGATTTTTGATTGCGCCTGAGACGCCACAAGTGAAAGAAGCGATCGCATTTTACCAGTTTCTCCAGCAGCAGAATGGCGGAAATCCTTATGTTGGCAGGGAATTGAAAGCTTTGCTCAAAAAAGCGGGTTTTAGCAACAGCGAATTTTCTGCATCTTATCAGTGTTATGAGCCATTAAGTCAAGCTACAGAATACTTGGCGTTTAGGATTGAGGCGGCAGAAAAGATTGAAGGTGCGCCAGAAAAGGGATGGTCTTCTAAATTGACGCTAACGCAGATGGTTGAGGCTTTGCGAGAGTGGAGTCATCACCCGGATGGAATATTTGCACAATCTTGGTGCGAAGCAGTTGGCTTTATAGGGTAA
- a CDS encoding LysR substrate-binding domain-containing protein → MELRHLRYFIAVAEELHFSKAAERLHIAQPPLSQQIQQLEAELGVELFQRKTKRQVQLTDAGRVFLQEAYQLLTQLEQAIQVTRRVGRGEVGQLRVGFISSVTYDVLPAILREFREEFPDVELVLLELTTIEQEQALRDNRIEVGFVHPPLEDDTLSWECIQQQPLIVALPETHPLAVQERVKVSQLAEEFFILFPRQKGLGLYDRILTLCQQADFTPKVGQQAIQMQTIIGLVSAEMGIAIVPSCLQNLQRSGVVYRSFEEETPLVEAAVAWREGEETPIVRQFLQVVRQVCTKSFS, encoded by the coding sequence GTGGAACTGCGACACTTGCGCTATTTCATTGCGGTAGCTGAAGAACTGCACTTCAGCAAAGCCGCCGAACGACTCCACATCGCTCAACCGCCTTTAAGTCAGCAAATTCAGCAATTAGAAGCGGAACTCGGTGTAGAACTGTTTCAACGCAAAACTAAGCGACAGGTGCAGCTAACAGACGCCGGAAGGGTGTTTTTACAGGAAGCTTATCAGCTATTAACTCAATTAGAACAGGCGATACAAGTGACTCGGCGCGTGGGACGAGGGGAGGTGGGACAATTGCGAGTGGGATTTATCAGTTCTGTGACTTATGACGTACTACCTGCTATCCTGCGGGAATTTCGAGAAGAATTTCCAGATGTTGAGTTGGTGTTGCTTGAGTTAACTACCATAGAACAAGAGCAGGCGTTAAGAGACAATCGCATTGAAGTGGGATTTGTCCATCCGCCTTTGGAAGATGATACTCTAAGCTGGGAGTGCATTCAGCAACAGCCTTTGATTGTGGCATTACCTGAAACTCATCCGTTGGCTGTACAAGAACGGGTCAAGGTAAGTCAGTTAGCAGAGGAATTTTTTATTTTGTTCCCACGCCAAAAGGGGTTAGGATTGTACGATCGCATTCTAACTCTCTGTCAGCAAGCAGATTTTACTCCCAAGGTAGGACAACAAGCGATCCAAATGCAGACGATTATTGGTTTAGTATCTGCCGAAATGGGGATTGCCATTGTCCCATCTTGCTTGCAAAATCTTCAAAGGTCTGGGGTAGTTTATCGTAGCTTTGAGGAAGAAACACCGTTAGTAGAAGCGGCGGTAGCGTGGCGAGAAGGAGAAGAAACACCCATCGTGCGGCAATTTTTGCAAGTGGTGAGACAAGTTTGCACTAAAAGCTTTTCGTAA
- a CDS encoding cupin domain-containing protein: MTLPIKEIVLAPGEGNHLIIGNSEVTFKVVGADTHGHLGLFENLIQPGGTAPELHIHRQMEEMFYVLEGEVEIQVGERIVQGQPGAFVLVPRNTPHTFSNRGTKPAKLLIMFCPAGEREKYFEGLAELLKEGNKPSREALVDLMRRFDQEPVT, from the coding sequence ATGACTCTACCGATTAAAGAAATTGTACTAGCTCCCGGTGAAGGTAATCATCTGATTATCGGTAACAGCGAAGTAACATTTAAAGTAGTAGGTGCAGATACTCACGGTCATTTAGGTTTGTTTGAAAATCTTATTCAGCCTGGTGGAACTGCACCCGAACTGCATATTCATCGCCAGATGGAAGAAATGTTTTATGTTTTAGAAGGAGAAGTTGAGATTCAAGTGGGAGAACGTATAGTACAGGGTCAACCTGGTGCGTTTGTGCTTGTACCTCGGAATACGCCTCACACATTTTCTAACCGAGGAACCAAACCTGCTAAATTGCTAATTATGTTTTGTCCGGCTGGTGAGAGAGAAAAGTATTTTGAAGGTTTAGCTGAATTGTTAAAAGAGGGAAATAAGCCTTCTAGAGAAGCACTTGTTGACTTGATGCGTCGATTTGACCAAGAACCAGTAACTTAA
- a CDS encoding class I SAM-dependent methyltransferase, which translates to METVVEIPIIDTKARIELRQHFQKQSYHIKTRKDLIPKFNRNLAHGWMMPILAQVDRCLWGRWDYWGRCQLIPAHAWNRWKMEPMLALLEGRKPEPLPEFVIHETLPNEPIPQIDWEYSSVAENMLNNTLNCVPKHGEWRSWSAWEYLEYFLDWALFGFGHPAYKSLPKEPASCEGASMRLYQVFDLSALLLYPEDYLGRILPDICGKKAQRNAGFYPTPLVVGSFISQVISAEKTDRTSSFNEPACGTGTLMLAQSNYCLCGIGQDIDPILLKCALFQFFLYAPWLAIPIWWLGQTDLWLGNTLLAEKPKSMNAVYWYEEWFESVENAEQEEKSEQVKCESFEIVEQTMQPETVIQEIVQGKRKPKKNTTSAKQMTLFNLEDFT; encoded by the coding sequence GTGGAAACAGTAGTTGAAATCCCGATAATTGACACGAAAGCTCGCATCGAACTTCGACAACACTTTCAAAAACAATCCTACCACATTAAAACCAGGAAAGATTTAATTCCTAAGTTCAATCGGAATTTAGCACATGGCTGGATGATGCCAATTCTGGCGCAAGTAGACCGTTGTCTTTGGGGAAGATGGGATTACTGGGGGAGATGTCAATTAATTCCGGCGCACGCATGGAATCGGTGGAAAATGGAACCCATGTTAGCTCTCTTAGAAGGTAGAAAACCCGAACCATTGCCGGAGTTTGTCATTCATGAGACACTACCAAATGAACCTATTCCCCAAATCGATTGGGAGTATTCAAGCGTAGCAGAAAATATGCTGAACAATACTCTTAATTGTGTTCCCAAGCATGGAGAATGGCGAAGTTGGAGTGCGTGGGAATATCTCGAATATTTCTTGGATTGGGCTTTATTCGGTTTCGGTCATCCTGCTTACAAAAGTCTACCAAAAGAACCAGCAAGTTGTGAAGGAGCATCGATGCGTCTTTACCAGGTGTTCGATTTGTCTGCTCTTTTACTGTATCCTGAAGATTATTTAGGTAGAATACTACCCGATATTTGTGGAAAAAAGGCGCAGAGGAATGCTGGATTTTACCCAACACCGCTAGTAGTCGGTAGCTTCATATCTCAAGTAATTAGCGCTGAAAAGACAGACCGAACTTCTAGCTTTAATGAACCTGCTTGCGGTACGGGTACTTTGATGTTGGCACAATCTAATTATTGTTTGTGTGGCATCGGTCAGGATATCGACCCGATTTTGTTGAAGTGCGCTTTGTTTCAGTTCTTTCTGTACGCGCCTTGGTTGGCAATTCCGATTTGGTGGTTGGGTCAAACTGACCTGTGGCTTGGTAATACCTTATTAGCCGAAAAGCCTAAATCGATGAATGCGGTTTATTGGTACGAAGAATGGTTTGAATCAGTTGAAAATGCAGAGCAAGAGGAAAAGAGCGAACAGGTAAAATGTGAAAGTTTTGAAATAGTTGAACAAACTATGCAGCCGGAAACAGTGATTCAAGAAATCGTGCAGGGTAAACGCAAGCCGAAGAAGAATACAACGTCAGCCAAACAGATGACTTTGTTTAATTTGGAGGATTTTACTTGA
- a CDS encoding helicase C-terminal domain-containing protein — translation MISKAPVIAPDGKTITLPTSTEVEVVEFGEDRYSGYKAWNVKVKTESGYIRQIYILHEDSVRRFKQDNTRLLRNAKINPSLWKAWYNHCETFADMRNCWAITVHNSQGSTFTEVAIDSKDICKKVATKSLHFARLFPAQKAKFVKEYRDSIRATNQLYYVGASRARSRVFVVR, via the coding sequence TTGATTAGTAAAGCACCCGTGATTGCGCCGGATGGAAAAACTATTACCCTACCGACTTCAACAGAAGTGGAAGTAGTTGAATTTGGAGAAGATAGATATTCGGGGTATAAAGCTTGGAATGTTAAGGTAAAAACAGAGTCGGGATATATCCGCCAAATTTACATCCTGCATGAAGATAGTGTTCGCAGATTCAAGCAAGATAATACCAGATTGCTACGGAATGCGAAGATTAATCCCAGTTTATGGAAGGCATGGTACAATCATTGTGAAACTTTTGCAGATATGCGTAATTGTTGGGCGATTACGGTGCATAATTCACAGGGATCTACTTTTACAGAAGTGGCGATTGATAGCAAGGATATCTGTAAAAAGGTAGCGACGAAATCTCTGCATTTTGCTCGACTTTTTCCGGCTCAAAAGGCTAAGTTTGTTAAGGAGTACAGGGACAGCATTCGCGCTACTAATCAGCTTTATTATGTGGGGGCGAGCCGCGCTAGAAGTCGAGTTTTCGTTGTTCGATAA
- a CDS encoding AAA family ATPase, producing the protein MIETLVRPNFQLTSQQDQALQKIAEFLNSDKRMFGLFGYAGTGKSTIVNLVAEQLVSAGKRVVFTAPTNKAVGVLQRMATEKGVRGVDFMTIHQLLGLAPVKQGQKKILKQVSPSLLYMYDTIFLDECSMVTEELWSIIQERIAGTLIIGNNRQLIVMGDSAQLPPVNEEINEKKSQSFNVADKAILTEVVRQGAGSPLLEFVTACRTAAKSKKVFEPFSKFSASKKNGAFLVREQTLLKCNRSRGTGSV; encoded by the coding sequence ATGATTGAAACACTTGTCAGACCGAATTTTCAATTAACTTCTCAACAAGACCAAGCACTCCAAAAAATTGCTGAATTCCTAAATAGTGACAAACGGATGTTCGGATTATTTGGATATGCTGGAACGGGGAAATCGACCATTGTTAACTTGGTTGCAGAACAGTTAGTCAGTGCTGGAAAGAGGGTTGTATTCACGGCTCCAACTAATAAAGCAGTAGGAGTATTGCAACGGATGGCTACTGAAAAGGGAGTCAGAGGAGTAGACTTTATGACCATCCATCAGCTATTAGGATTAGCCCCGGTAAAACAGGGACAAAAGAAAATTCTCAAGCAAGTTTCTCCGTCGCTACTCTATATGTACGATACCATCTTTCTAGATGAGTGCAGTATGGTGACAGAGGAACTGTGGAGCATTATCCAAGAGAGAATTGCTGGTACTTTAATTATAGGCAACAATCGACAACTGATTGTAATGGGCGACTCGGCTCAATTGCCACCTGTAAACGAAGAGATAAACGAGAAAAAATCGCAATCTTTCAACGTAGCTGACAAGGCTATTTTAACAGAAGTAGTCAGACAAGGCGCGGGTAGTCCGTTGTTGGAATTTGTAACTGCTTGTCGAACGGCTGCCAAAAGTAAAAAGGTATTCGAGCCATTTTCCAAGTTCAGTGCTTCTAAGAAGAACGGAGCATTCCTAGTAAGAGAACAAACTCTGTTAAAATGTAACCGTTCACGGGGTACAGGTAGCGTTTAA
- a CDS encoding GNAT family N-acetyltransferase, with protein sequence MVKIALAKSEVEIARCFPVMQQLRPHLIETDFITRVRRQEQQGYCLTSLEDEDTVRAVAGFRLSESLSWGKFLYVDDLIVADEQRSRGYGQALLQWLINYAKSHDCQQLHLDSGVQRFAAHRFYFQQRLEIRAYHFTIDISTIYG encoded by the coding sequence ATGGTTAAAATCGCGTTAGCCAAATCAGAAGTCGAAATTGCACGTTGCTTCCCAGTTATGCAACAACTACGCCCTCATCTAATTGAAACTGATTTCATTACTCGTGTCAGACGACAAGAACAGCAAGGCTATTGTTTAACATCTTTGGAAGATGAGGATACCGTTAGAGCGGTCGCGGGTTTTAGACTTTCTGAAAGTTTGTCTTGGGGAAAATTTTTATACGTAGATGATTTAATCGTTGCTGACGAACAGCGTTCGAGAGGTTACGGTCAAGCACTATTACAATGGCTGATTAATTATGCCAAATCCCACGATTGCCAACAATTACATCTTGATTCCGGCGTTCAACGTTTCGCCGCTCATCGTTTTTATTTTCAACAAAGGTTAGAAATCAGAGCTTATCATTTTACTATCGATATCAGCACTATTTATGGTTAG
- the psb34 gene encoding photosystem II assembly protein Psb34, whose protein sequence is MSHTKTPGKTLNQAENHYSDGTELVPAEVQAKIRHDKAQLIDTPFAVGYTIDDEGLINNFAIEPDIYPSDYPSPRQQQQYKVLGAAAFFFVLMLILTSVLVS, encoded by the coding sequence ATGAGCCACACCAAGACCCCAGGGAAAACCCTCAACCAAGCTGAAAATCATTACAGCGATGGTACTGAACTGGTTCCGGCTGAAGTTCAAGCCAAGATCCGTCATGATAAGGCTCAATTGATTGATACTCCTTTTGCAGTTGGCTACACGATCGATGACGAAGGGTTAATCAATAACTTTGCAATTGAGCCAGATATATACCCATCAGATTATCCTTCACCCCGACAACAGCAGCAATATAAGGTTCTAGGAGCAGCCGCTTTCTTTTTTGTTCTCATGCTGATTCTGACTTCTGTTCTCGTTAGTTAG